From a region of the Dictyostelium discoideum AX4 chromosome 2 chromosome, whole genome shotgun sequence genome:
- the irlF-2 gene encoding IRE family protein kinase, whose translation MNFNFEQILEYNFDFKKLHKNKLKNNNLSENEDDYATTVIECLIHLCEVIPTNKIYSGANKFISCFYEFMNERFIETLVLEFYDLMTTDNSKVTTGIFDQFFSLIKKSDIIYKSFYEWDSNILENRFIFKNNNNNIDGDDDDGNEDDYFGRFSILSILEDDNSHIISNYFKFTNYERLEDLWIMICHYQATDIAKALFNLYYDSKEDCISVFASDDNNNKISISILRILEITSIEFSLPVLTVIVENTPNFLNSIPTKTSMLGMKFKLHNNNNNNNNNNNNNNNNNNNNNNNNNNNNNNNNNNNNNINKNNNDNGNGKAENIYRLSGDCKEKEKYDNNYSRETEIPFKVFDTKFLITTMECSDYIRFFTSSSIIFNTEVNQTCYDDLKLIQKRLGFLIYSNSNKFTYPFDFWNNNNNNNNNNNNNNNNNNNNNNNNNNNNNNNNNNNNNNNNNKNDDDELEKLVEYRKGSLISLVFSFAGYRFFSSYIIENLTGTNIGNPNYVFDISELMTDFEIIRGLLLSKYFSILFKSRKFTVPTLTRSTLIPILIFAFISNISYDMNCNIANVYLNYLLLNRELYKGSISISQFGCIVNYLKCQNEIEKQYSGCLKLLEGLYNHKKEKSPNEPYRIDLLFGVINDRLKAPIFINKDKYESLYFVYQEDYQNPSDPFRVLPTRSVDLSKISEGISRMKNDDFLNELEKEEKQKKLKTKQKKKIKKLENEKKQKVLQQDKQQEKEKKQNYQQPQDLQQHNLKIQTQQQQQQQQQQQQQQQQQQQQQQQQQQQQQQQQQQSQQQQQQQQSPQQQSQQQSQQSQQKSQQQSQQKSQQQSPPQQQQQQSQQPQQQSQQQSQQKQKHQKQQQQQKQEKQQQKQEKQQQKQEKPQQKQQLENQIKNLKIEIKKEEENNKEIKNKKEEVEKEKEENNKEIKSKSEFIIVEDEDFVSIGKFKFNRNESNILGRGSNGTLVFKGIWSDKIPVAIKQMQKAFNPLINKEVEALITLTNKNCSNMIRYIDKEEDKHFVYLGLTLCDVSLQYLVENGKLNEFINSSGKSLNELAKDIINGVQFLHSHDIVHNDLNPRNILTLSTNKNNNNNNKSNNKIKSNNNSNNNSNNNSNNSFIISDLGLSKMEVESSYSFTTNVPTGQGGYHPVEVLQSKRMTKSVDIFSLGCILFYLFTNGQHPFGNDKLFRIYNIMLNKVNLELLGHNLLACDLIKSMISNDESKRPTIENVLNHPLFWNVEKKIQFIDAALNICKESNNSGGGGGGNKFNKSLNYLFVISLSSDYIEPKSEPFLKQTWDKLIDINNLSIGSTSQYQYDQIKDLIRFIRNTIVHHKDIKRLIQQQQQQQKQPTIELQFINNILTNQDSILFYFESKIPNLIYHLYKQLKEYSSSFDYLIKFYN comes from the exons atgaattttaattttgaacaaATTTTAgaatataattttgattttaaaaagttacataaaaataaattaaaaaataataatctttcaGAAAATGAAGACGACTATGCAACTACTGTTATAGAATGTTTAATTCATTTATGTGAAGTTATACCAACCAATAAAAT ttaTAGTGGtgcaaataaatttataagtTGTTTTTATGAATTTATGAATGAAAGATTTATTGAAACATTAGTTTTAGAATTTTATGATTTAATGACAACTGATAATAGTAAAGTTACAACCGGAATATTTGATCAATTCTTTTCacttattaaaaaatctgatattatttataaatcattttatgAATGGGATTCAAATATTCTAGAAAACAGgtttatctttaaaaataataataataatattgatggtgatgatgatgatggtaatgaaGATGATTATTTTGGACGTTtctcaattttatcaatattagaGGATGACAATTCacatataatttcaaattatttcaaatttacaaattatgAAAGATTAGAAGATCTTTGGATTATGATTTGTCATTATCAAGCAACTGATATAGCAAAAGCTCTTTTTAACTTATATTATGACAGTAAAGAAGATTGTATTAGTGTATTTGCaagtgatgataataataataaaatttcaatatcaatattaagaattttagaaattacttctattgaattttcattgCCCGTTTTAACTGTTATTGTGGAAAATActccaaattttttaaattcaataccaACAAAAACTAGTATGCTTGGtatgaaatttaaattacataataataataataataataataataataataataataataataataataataataataataataataataataataataataataataataataataataataataataatattaataaaaataataatgataatggtaatggtaaagCCGAAAACATATATAGACTTAGTGGTGAttgtaaagaaaaagaaaagtatgataataattattcaaGAGAAACAGAAATACCATTTAAAGTATTTGATaccaaatttttaataactaCAATGGAATGTTCAGACTATATTCGATTTTTTACCTCAAgttcaatcatttttaatactgAAGTTAATCAAACTTGTTATGATGATcttaaattaattcaaaagagattaggttttttaatttatagtaattcaaataaatttacctatccttttgatttttggaataataataataataataataataataataataataataataataataataataataataataataataataataataataataataataataataataataataataataataataataataaaaatgatgatgatgaattagaGAAATTGGTTGAATATAGAAAAGGTTCATTAATATCATTGGTATTTAGCTTTGCTGGTTATAGATTTTTTTCTTCatatattattgaaaatttaacgGGTACAAATATTGGTAATCCAAATTATGTATTTGATATTTCAGAGTTAATGAcagattttgaaataattagaGGCCTTcttttatcaaaatattttagtaTATTGTTTAAAAGTCGTAAATTTACAGTTCCAACATTAACTAGATCAACATTAATtccaatattaatatttgcatttatttcaaatatttcataTGATATGAATTGCAACATTGCTAATGTATacctaaattatttattattaaatagagAACTTTATAAAGGTTCAATTAGCATATCTCAATTTGGTTgtattgtaaattatttaaaatgtcagaatgaaattgaaaaacagTATTCAGGATGTCTAAAGTTATTAGAGGGTTTATATAAtcataaaaaagaaaaatcacCAAATGAACCATATAGAATAGATTTACTTTTTGGTGTGATAAATGATCGTTTGAAAGCtccaatttttataaataaagataagTACGAGTCATTGTATTTCGTTTATCAAGAAGATTATCAGAATCCTTCTGATCCTTTTCGTGTTTTACCAACCAGATCCGTAGATTTGTCTAAAATAAGTGAAGGAATATCAAGAATgaaaaatgatgattttttaaatgaattggaaaaagaagaaaaacaaaaaaaattaaaaacaaaacaaaaaaagaaaattaagaaattagaaaatgaaaaaaaacaaaaagttcTTCAACAAGATaaacaacaagaaaaagaaaaaaaacaaaattatcaacaacCACAAGATCTACAACAACATAATCTAAAAATAcaaactcaacaacaacaacaacaacaacaacaacaacaacaacaacaacaacaacaacaacaacaacaacaacaacaacaacaacaacaacaacaacaacaacaacaatctcaacaacaacaacaacaacaacaatcaccacaacaacaatcacaacaacaatcacaacaatcacaacaaaaatcacaacaacaatcacaacaaaaatcacaacaacaatcaccaccacaacaacaacaacaacaatcacaacaaccacaacaacaatcacaacaacaatcacaacaaaaacaaaaacatcaaaaacagcaacaacagcaaaaacaagaaaaacaacagcaaaaacaagaaaaacaacagcaaaaacaagaaaaaccacaacaaaaacaacaactagaaaaccaaattaaaaatttaaaaatagaaattaaaaaagaagaagaaaataataaagaaattaaaaataaaaaagaagaagtagaaaaagaaaaagaagaaaataataaagaaattaaaagtaaaagtgaatttataatagttgaagatgaagattttgtatcaattggtaaatttaaatttaatagaaATGAATCAAATATATTAGGTAGAGGTTCAAATGGTACATTAGTATTTAAAGGTATATGGAGTGATAAAATACCAGTTGCAATTAAACAAATGCAAAAAGCATTCAATCcactaataaataaagaagttGAAGCATTAATAacattaacaaataaaaattgttcAAATATGATTAGATATATTGATAAAGAAGAGGATAAACACTTTGTTTATTTAGGTTTAACATTATGTGATGTATCATTACAATATTTAgttgaaaatggtaaattaaatgaattcaTAAATTCATCAggtaaatcattaaatgaacttgcaaaagatattattaatgGTGTTCAATTCCTTCATTCACATGATATAGTtcataatgatttaaatccacgtaatattttaacattatcaactaataaaaataataataataataataaaagtaataataaaattaaaagtaataataattcaaataataattcaaataataattcaaataattcattcaTTATATCAGATCTTGGATTAAGTAAAATGGAAGTTGAATCATCATATTCATTTACAACAAATGTACCAACAGGTCAAGGTGGTTATCATCCAGTTGAAGTATTACAAAGTAAAAGAATGACAAAATCAGTTGATATATTTTCATTGggttgtattttattttatttatttacaaatggtCAACATCCATTtggtaatgataaattatttagaatttataatataatgttaaataaagttaatttagaattattgGGTCATAATTTATTAGCttgtgatttaattaaatcaatgatATCAAATGATGAATCTAAAAgaccaacaattgaaaatgttttaaatcaTCCATTATTTTGGAATGTAGAAAAGAAAATACAATTCATTGATGCAGCTTTAAACATTTGTaaagaatcaaataatagtggtggtggtggtggtggtaataaatttaataaatctttaaattatttatttgtgatTTCATTATCAAGTGATTATATTGAACCAAAATCAGaaccatttttaaaacaaacatgggataaattaattgatattaataatctatcaattggttcaacaagtcaatatcaatatgatcaaattaaagatttaattagaTTTATTAGAAATACAATTGTACATcataaagatattaaaagattaattcaacaacaacagcaacaacaaaaacaaccaaCAATTGAACTAcaattcattaataatattttaacaaatcaagattcaattttattttattttgaatcaaaaattccaaatttaatttatcatttgtataaacaattaaaagaatattcatcatcatttgattatttaattaaattttataattaa